In the genome of Flavobacterium panacagri, one region contains:
- a CDS encoding sensor histidine kinase, which yields MKEIRKVKFNIKLQNHIWFWGVYFTLNFLRWGAYFNDYPYAFKSNLIEFSLVIPLVYLNLFVLVPKYVLKQKYITYTFLLLLSLFAIYLAKTALTYYIISENIWPEANREYHPFEINHIVAVCIGELYVLAMASSVYLTLTWLKERERNRSLRENQFKIKLKYLENQIQPHFFFNTLNNLYALSLESSKKVPDVIIKLSNLMEYVLYDVKGTKFVPLIKEIDYIQNYIEIEKLRFENVEVTINLESNIEDVVVPPLIFISLVENAFKHGGVNNKNLKIKINCKVIDNKILDFEILNNFVISQNDTSKRGIGLVNTKKRLKLIYRNNFSLKQKTKLNFYITRLQIPTQNED from the coding sequence TTGAAAGAAATAAGAAAAGTTAAGTTTAACATAAAACTGCAAAATCACATTTGGTTTTGGGGAGTGTATTTTACTTTGAATTTTTTAAGATGGGGAGCTTACTTTAATGATTATCCCTACGCTTTCAAATCAAACTTAATTGAGTTCTCTTTAGTGATTCCTTTGGTATATCTGAATTTATTTGTTTTGGTTCCAAAGTACGTATTGAAGCAAAAATATATTACGTATACATTTCTATTGCTTCTTAGCCTATTTGCAATTTATTTAGCCAAAACTGCCCTGACCTATTATATAATATCTGAAAATATTTGGCCAGAAGCCAATAGAGAATACCATCCTTTTGAAATCAATCATATTGTAGCTGTTTGCATTGGAGAGCTGTATGTTTTGGCAATGGCATCTTCAGTATATCTTACTTTAACTTGGCTGAAAGAACGAGAAAGAAACAGATCGCTGCGAGAAAATCAGTTTAAAATCAAATTAAAATATCTCGAAAACCAAATTCAGCCCCATTTTTTCTTTAATACCTTAAATAATCTATACGCGCTTTCATTAGAATCTTCCAAAAAAGTCCCTGATGTTATTATCAAACTTTCTAACTTAATGGAATATGTTCTTTATGATGTGAAAGGAACCAAATTTGTTCCTTTAATAAAAGAGATTGATTACATTCAGAATTATATTGAAATCGAAAAACTGCGTTTTGAAAATGTAGAAGTAACTATAAATCTGGAATCGAATATTGAAGATGTAGTTGTACCGCCCTTAATTTTTATCTCATTAGTTGAAAATGCGTTTAAACATGGTGGCGTAAACAATAAAAATTTAAAAATTAAAATCAATTGCAAAGTTATCGACAACAAAATTCTTGATTTTGAAATCTTAAATAATTTTGTAATTTCACAAAATGATACCTCTAAAAGAGGAATTGGTTTAGTTAATACAAAAAAAAGATTGAAACTTATTTATAGAAATAATTTCAGTCTTAAACAAAAAACTAAACTAAATTTCTACATAACCAGACTACAAATACCTACTCAGAATGAAGATTAA